The window ATTCACTCAACTTTATGCCTGTGAAATTTATttcctaatcaaattaatcTAATTGGGAATATAATATGGTTTGGTATGTAATTAGTTCAAAACTGTAAATATGCATATTATTATTgtcattattgtttttttacatCAGACACCACTCGCTGCATTATAGACAAAACAAGCACTACATTTCTTTATTCTTGTTACatatagagagaaagaattgatcaattaaaatttgaaattgattAGGTGCGGATCAAAATCAATACTTATTCAAAAAGCAAAAGCAACACAAATTCAGTAAGCCCTAAATACTCTAAACTGCGCACTTCTACACCCTAGATCACAAATAAGAGGGAAAATCTCCAAATCCATTCAAAATCAAAGCTTACCCATTCAAAATTAAACAAACCCATTCAAAATTGAGAAGTTAAGTCACCTTAAATCATGTGTTTGATGACGGAGAGAGTTCAAACGCAGCTGTTGGAATCCAAATACAAACTGTTCGTGTAACTGGCCCCTCGGGCTTGGTATCAACGGTTTGCAACCTTTCTCTCTACTTTGGGTTTTGCTCATAGTATGTCTGATCACTCACTTTTTGTGTTTCGCCAATGCACGGAGATTGCTTATTTGCttctttatgttgatgatattgttCTAACGGCCTCATCTGATAAATTGCGTTCCTCCAACATCACTAAATTGGGTAATGAATTTGCCATGAAAGATTTAGGGCCGTTGAACTACTTCCTAGGGATCTCTGTCACTCGCTCACCTGGCTCTCTCTTCCTTTCTCAAAAGAAATATGCTTCAGAAATTATAGAGAAAGCTGGTCTCAGCTCTTCGAATCCTTGTGCCACTCCGGTCTCAGCTCGTCCCGATATATCCTATGCGGTTCAGCAAGTGTGTTTATTCATGCATGATCCAAAAACACAGCATATGGCAGCCATAAAGCGCATTCTTCGGTATATCAAAGGTACATTGAATCTCGGTCTTACTCTCACTCCATCATCTCTTGGTTCATTGGTCTCTTACACTGACGTCGATTGGGGAGGTTGTCCGGATACCCGACGTTCCACCTCtggttattgtgtttttcttgggGACAATCTCATCTCCTGGTCCGCCAAGAGGCAACCAACCCTCTCTCGCTCGAGTGACGAAGCCGAGTATAGGGGCGTCGCAaatgttgtctccgaaacttgtTGGATTCGAAATCTCCTACTCGAACTTCACTGTCCCATTCGGAAGTCCACTTTGGTTTATTGTGATAATGTCAGTGCCGTTTATTTGTCCGAGAATCCTGTTCAGCACCAGCGGACCAAACATGTCGAGA of the Euphorbia lathyris chromosome 7, ddEupLath1.1, whole genome shotgun sequence genome contains:
- the LOC136236027 gene encoding uncharacterized mitochondrial protein AtMg00810-like, which gives rise to MSDHSLFVFRQCTEIAYLLLYVDDIVLTASSDKLRSSNITKLGNEFAMKDLGPLNYFLGISVTRSPGSLFLSQKKYASEIIEKAGLSSSNPCATPVSARPDISYAVQQVCLFMHDPKTQHMAAIKRILRYIKGTLNLGLTLTPSSLGSLVSYTDVDWGGCPDTRRSTSGYCVFLGDNLISWSAKRQPTLSRSSDEAEYRGVANVVSETCWIRNLLLELHCPIRKSTLVYCDNVSAVYLSENPVQHQRTKHVEMDIHFVREKVAKGEVRVLHVPSRHQLADIFTKGLPSVLFDDFRASLNVRPPPVSTTGVC